atttaatataatccaaatttcttgtggatttaaatttaataaaatatcattgTCCACAAATGCCCCCTACTTCAAGACTTGTCACAATATAAACTCATTGGATTTCCCGGAGACTAGTTTTGAAGTACCGGTGGAGTACCAAAATTGACCTCGGTCAATTTAAAACTTTGGATACCTTGTGTGAACAATCGTATTTGAGTTCAATTGTATATCATTTCCACTTTTTGTGCAATGGAGAAAAAAGTAGAGTTGACATGCACGTTGCTTTGTCATTATATCCACACAGGAGCACACGAATTTGccaattgttttctttttcttattgttGCCATGCAAAATAATATCCGAACAATAAATATTGCTTTTATCCCTATTTTTCAAAAGTGGAAGATACTGCACGGGCTAATTGgaaattcttttccaaatcaaacaaGGATTTGCATAGTGCCGCCACCGTAAATCGTATATGTCCTTGGTCCGAAAGTTTCTCCAATAACTTAAGAGTCCTATTAGGATTCAAGTTCCATGTTTTATTCGGATTTGGACAGCCCACACACCGCTTTTTTTCACCCTATAAATAGGGGTCAAGTCCATAATATTCTCACATTATTTTCTTGGAGGAGCAAACGTCTCCAACGTTCTTGATGAGTATTCttcaagcattttttttttttttttttgtaggtcCAACACAAAAAGTTCATGAGAGATCAGCTTAAAGTGAGAGAGAATAATATTACCTTCGACATCTTAAGCATTCCgacatttttatctttttatcaAAATATGCATGAAGCAATCGgctttttttaatattacctCCGACATCTTAACCGATAAAAAAGCCTTTTATTCATGAGAATCGGCTTAGGATGCGAGAGAATAATATTACCTCCGACATCTTAAGACCGACACGCGGTAGCCTTTTAATTGATATATCCATGAAACCGTCGGCTTAGAGTGCGAGAGATTAACATTGCCTCCGACACCTTGAGACTGACAAATAAAGATCCTTTTGACGACGTATGCAAGAAGCAATCAGCTTAGAGTGCGAGAGATTAATATTACCTCCGACACTTTGAGACTGACAAGTAAAGACCCTTTTGATGTCGTATCCAAGAAGCAATCAGCTTAGAGTGCGAGAGATTAATATTACCTCCGACACTTTGAGACTGACAAGTAAAGACCCTTTTGATGACGTATCCAAGAAACAATCAGCTTAGAGTGCGAGAGATTAATATTACCTCCGACACTTTGAGACTGACAACTTGCGCTCCTTTTAACAATACATTCACAAAACAATCGGCTTAGGGTGCGAGAGATTAACATTGCCTCCGACACCTTAAGACTGATAAGTCCCGTTTACATAAATTCAATCAACTTCAACCTTGTGATTAACCAAGCTTCTTTTGTTCATGCAGTTTGAAGAGATGGTTCACTTCAGAGATTATACGTCTCCGTCCTCCAAAAACAAGTATCTCATTATTGAAGCTGAAAATGGCGAAATCTTAACCAAGTTGCTGACTCATATTCCACTGGTTGGTTGGTACGGTCCGTGGCCATCTTTGAGGAATTCTCTCCATATGCTAAATTGGACTTCAGAACACAACCAAGGCTCTAATCGATCGTCAACAATGTGGTCCCTTCAGAATCCTAACCATCGCAAGTCAAACGTTGCGGGCACCCTTCCTTGTTTAGGACGTCGAATACTTCAAGGACAAGTACATTGGGGATCAGGAACCATGGAAATTGACCgtgaatatcatcatacacCAGGATATTGGGAATGGGCTGAAGACGTGCTTGGTAGAAGTCAACAAACTTTGAAGACAACGAGAATATATGATGCTATTTATGCTTCTTTGTTCACCTATGATCGCAATTCAAACATATTGCAAGCATTCTTTGAAGCCTGGTGTCCAACGACAAATACATTGCTTACATCCATTGGAGAGCTATCAATATCCCTCTGGGATTTACACGTCATTGGAGGTCTACCCATTGGTGGTTCCCCTTACGAAGAAATAGTGCCCGAAGCTAAGGAGCTTATAGGTACTAATGAGAATAACGAAAGGTTCGTTCCCCAAACATGTGAGCACCTATTCGTAGCCTTTCAACATCTTCAAGAAGGTGAGATTCATAATCCAAGGGTGCCCTTGAGCAAGTGGATAAAGTTTTGGTGCAAAAGAACTTTGAAATACGAGCCTGCTCCACCACGGAAGGAGAAAAAGTCTGCTCGCTTGAAGTCAACATATAATCCAACTGGAGCTATACCTGGAGCAGCCGAGTGGTCAAGTGCAGATGAAGTAATGTTTTCCAAACTTGGAGTAGATCATGAACAAAGGGATGATACATATTTAGCATCATTCTTATCATGTTGGTTGTGCGCCTTTGTATTTCCCTCTAAAGATGGTGACTTCATTCGACCGGGGACTTTTAGAATGGCGGCCATGATGGCAAATAAACGAGTAATTAGTCTTGCAGTCCAAGTCTTATCAAACATTTACAATGGTTTAGCGAAGATTTCCAAGTCATCGCAACTTGAGCATATTAAAGTATCATTTCCcattcattatttatatggttggCTTGCTCACTACTTCAAGACGCATTTTGCACTTCCTAACGGACCATCAGTTCCGTTAATGGTAGTATATTCTGGAGAAGGTGCTGCAAGATATTTTGATGGGGAGCATGCAAGAAAACGCGTTCATCGAGGAGATAGCGTTGCTTGGACTTCTACTATGCCAAATAGGTCCCGTCTTCATTATTTTGTGGACAATGGCAAGGAACCAGAGTTGGAGGTGAGTTACTTTATGAGCCTTCGTTTTAATTACCTTCCTTTGAGGAGTGAGGACTCCTACATCTTCGAGCCATATAGTCCGCACCGATTCAGCCGTCAGTTTGGGTTTTATCAAGACACTCCTGGCGTCTTGGAAAGTGATATTCGCAAGTGCCTCATTAGCTGAAGGACTTAGATTCTCTCGAATTTGTGTGTCCCAAAAATCCATGTCGAAGGCAACTTTCCCTAATACTACGTCTAATGTGAGGAAGCTCTCTTCGTCCGAGTATAAATCCTGGTGGGCAAAAGTGCATGGGAAATATCTCGAAGACAACTTGCAATCGTTGGTGGCTGCTGTTGGCCCTATTACAGACATTCTTCAAGAGCATAATGAAGAGGTCTTCGCTGATAAATCTCTTGCTTTAAAGTCTAAAGCAGTTTTGCCACACAAAAACAAAGGACCTCCATGTACAGACGTTCAAAAAGAGAAGATGCTTCCTCAGGCTTATCAAGCTTCTAAAAAGCGACCACCACAAGACGAAAGTGATAGAAGTCATGGGGATCGTTGTCCGAAGAGATTCAGACCACCCGTAGATGAGCCAAGAGACACTACTTCGCATGCGGTAGAGATTCATGACAGCGATAGCAGTTCTTCAAGGACTTTGACAGCTACTAAAGAGGTAATGATTTAAATTTCCCTGTTGTTCTGTGATACTTGAACGAGTTTACTgattgtttattatttctatgcAGCCAAGCAGCGTCAATATTTTGGTGGCTTCTCACCAAAGCAAGCCTCAAGATAGCAGTGAATCTGTAGCAGGGCCAGACTCATGGGGATCACTTCCAACATCTAAATCAGAGCGAGAGGCCACTTCTATTTCTCATGGGAGGTCTAAACCAAATTTGGGACTCAGTTCTCGCAAACCACCAGCAACAACTATGTCCATTTTTTATGGAAGAAAGGTTGTGATGACTCTTCGAAAGAATTTCATTTTGGAGGCCTGGACTAAGATCCAAGCTAAATTCTCCAACCTTTCTGTGGATTGTGCATCTTCTCTTGAAGATGAGGTAAAAGTGATCCTCGAGGAGATGGATGGAAAGGACTTGGATATTTCCCCTTTGAAGAAACTATTGGATTCTTTCTTTGAGCTTTCCACTTCCTATGACCAAGCACGATCAGCTCTTGTTGATAAGGCGCGTAGAAGTGAAAAATCGAGTCATTTGTAAGAGCCAAGGAACATCTTGATCTTGTCTTAACCGAAAAAGATGAGAAGGCCAAAAAGCTATCTGCTACTCGTCGATCTCTTAAGGCGGCGAAGAAGAAAGTGAAGGAGTTACGAGCCCTCCGAAACGCCACAGAGAAGGATGTTGAGGAGTTCAAATCTAAAGTCTCAACTGCTGAAGATGAATACCGTAGATGTGCTGATATCTCCCAGGCAACTGCAAATAATTCGGCCGACGTAGAAGAGAAGAGGCGATACTTAGAGGCTAACCTTCAAGACTTAGTCAATTATAAGTTCTGTCTAGATTAGCTTGCaggaaacatttttttttttttttttttttgctctcctTTTGCTTTCTTGCATTTGATTAGTTGATGTTCTTGACAGTAATAAAAGCTTCTCGCATTTTGCTTTTTACTGCAATTCTCGTTGATATCTTTTTTGTGCTTCAACATCAAGGATCATTTACTCGTTTCGTTGCACATTGCCGCTGTGTTAGGCTTTGCTTTATCTTaaatgttgttgttcatgtcTCGAAGTTCTTGCGGGCGGCTTTACATGCTGAAACGCCGATAGTTTCAGATTCGCGCAGTTTCgccaaaaaaattcatatctcgatGTAGGAGCGTTGAAATCACGAGCCGCCAAATTCTCAAGAAACTAGACTTAGGAATCTAACATGTATCCAAAAATCAAAGCTAACAAACATCTGAATCATCCCAGATAAATTCAGGAAATTGGCTTTACATGCTGAAACGCCGATATTTTTCAGATTCGAGCAGTTTCGccaaaaaattcatatctcgatGTAGGAGCGTCAAAATCACGAGCCGCAAAATTCTCaggaaactagactcataaaTCTAACATTTATCCAAAAATCAAAGTCAACAACCATCTAAATCATCCCAGATAAATTCAGAAAGTTGGCTTGACATGCTGAAACACCGATATTTTTCAGATTCGAGCAGTTTCgccaaaaaaattcatatctcgatGTAGGAGCATCAAAATCATGAGCCGCAAAATTCTCaggaaactagactcataaaTATAACATGTATCCAAAAATCAAAGTCAACAACCATCTGAATCATCCCAGATAAATTCAGAAAGTTGGCTTTATATGCTGAAACACCGATATTTTTCAGATTCGAGCAGTGTCGccaaaaaattcatatctcgatGTAGGAGCATCAAAATCATGAGCCGCCAAATTCTCAGGAAACTAGACTTACTAATCTAATATGtatccaaaaatcaaaatcaaaagtcTGGATCAAGATCCACCTTAGATTTGTTTTGTATTTCAACTTGAAAACTTGGCGGATTTGAAAAATTGAACTTGAAGGTTTGCTAGattttaagacttcaacttgcgatggccaaatttcaagaaactagaCTTGGACTAACATGTATCCAAAAATTTAGAACATCCACCTTAGAGTTTTCATTCCAACTCACTTCGGATTTGAgaattgaacttcaatttggagaTTTTAAGAAACTTCCATTTATATGGATTTAACCATGCTAAGAGATTACAATCATTCCCCCCATGGAGATTTGAACCATCGGTATTCGGTGAAGGTCCAAATTTTAACGAAAGGATGCTTGTATATATGATCTACATGCCTTGTTAGCGgaacttcatttccatcatactTCACTTGAACAACGCATAGAGggatgtactttttttttttaactcatgcgACTGAACTTAGAATAAAACTCCAAGCGCCTACGTACCTCGGTGAAGAGGATCAAGTCATACCGTAGTtcagaaaaatgattttttttttgcgacTGAACCTAGAATAAAACTCTAAGCGCCTACGTACCTCGGTGAAGAGGATCAAGTCATACCATAGTTCAGAgaagtgagttttttttttgtttttttttgtgtgtccTAACTTTTGCCTAGGCCGCCTCTCACGAGGTTTTCAACCTAGCggactgatttttttttttgggtgccGTGCACAGTTTATACTCTTGCGGGCCAGGAGTAACATGCAGTTTATGCTCGTACGTCAAGGAGTGTCATCTTGCCTCAAGGATAGTACTTCTTCAAGAACTTTGCGTTAATAGGACCGATCCTCATGCCATCCGCATCAACAAGCTTGTAAGCGCCACTCGAATATGCTTCTTGTATGACATATGGTCCATCCCATTTTGAGGTGAATTTGCCCCCAGACTTATGGGAAACGATGATGGGTCTTCTTACTGCAAGGACTTGATCTCCCACTTGGAAGGACCTCAAGCGAACCTTTTTGTTGAAGGCACGAGATAGACGGGCTTGATAACATTCAAGATTTTGTTGAGCCTCCAGCCTTTTCTCATCAAGTGCTTCTAACTCTGCAAGACGCAATCGAGCATTTTCCTCTTTGGTGAGCCCTTCTTGAATAGCAAGTCGTAAAGAAGGTATTTGGCGCTCAAGTGGTAGGACTGCTTCAACTCCATAAGCAAGCGAGTATGGGGTTGCTTGCGTTGGTGTGCGGTAAGTCGTCCTATATGCCCACAAAGCTTCTTCCATTCGTTCATGCCAATCTCGTTTGGACTTGGAGACAACTTTGGAAGAGATCACAAATCTTGTTTATCAATTTGTTATCAAATGGCTTGCCATTGTCCGTTATTATGTAACAAGGAATGCCGAAGCGGTAGATGATATTTACTCGGATGAAGTTCGCAACATTctccttcttcacttctttaagAGCGATAGCTTCGGCCCATTTTGAGAAGTAATCGGTTGCAGCCAAGATGTACAAGTGTCCACCAGAAGATTTCGGCAATGGACCAACGACATCAAACCTCCAAGCGTCAAATGGCCAAGATGCGACGGTCGGGTGTGATACGACGGTCGGCTGATGTATAAAATTCGCATGAAACTGACAAACCTTGCATCTTCGAGCATAGTCCAAGCAATCTTTCACCATCGTTAGCCAATATCATCCCATCCTTTTTATGTGGAAGTGGAGCTTTGGTCCAGATTGATGTGATCCGCATACTTCTGAATGTGCTTCTTCCAAAGCTTGGACTGCTTCATCCTCCCCCAAACATCGCAAGAGTATCCCATCAAAAGATCTTCTATATAAGGTATCCTTGTAGTAAAGGAATCGAGGTGCACGACGATTAATCTAAGTTTTTCTTCTTGAGTCTTCTGGCAGTATCCCATAACTTAAGTAGTCAATGATGGGTTGTCGCCAGTCTTCCTTTGCAGCTTCAGAAATAGCTACGAGATGCTCAAGCTCACTTTCCGTGCCTTTGTCCTCATTTGGTGGAGGTACTATCCATTTTTGGCAGATAGTCATTTGAGTTTGATCTGGCAGAGTTAGTGTTGAAGCTAGAGCAGCTAAAGCATCGgctttcttattttccttcctTGGAATGTCTTTGAAGAGTCACATCACCAAGCCATCCTATCAATTTTGAGCATAACCATGATAGAGAGTAATTCAAAGCCCTTCGACTTCATAACTTCCCAAGAGTTGATTGATCACCAATCGAGAGTCACAAACACTTGTAATCGTAACTTCTTCATGAGTGCCATTTCAAGTCCAAGTATTAGTGAGTATTGCCGACATTGTTGGAGCAACGTTGTGTCAAAGTAAAGGAGTATGGTAGAACTTCTCCTTGCGGAGTAACAAACACCACACCAGCACCAGCTCCATCACGTTGTGAAGCACCATCAAAGTACATTTTCCACGGAGGTTGAATTTCAACGACCATTGCATCTTCATCAGGAAGTTCATCGGTTAGCTCCCAATCATCAGGTATCGGGTGATCCGCCAAGAAGTCCGCCAATGCCTGTCCTTTTTACGTACCTTTTCGAGGGATGTATGTGATCTCAAATTGTTGAACCGGAGGTTCCACCTTGCTAGTCGATCACTGAGGACTGGTTTTGACATCACAAACTTAATGGGATTTGCCCTGGAAATAAGATGAACACTATGAGCTTGAAAGTAGTGCTTCAACTTTTGAATCGAGAAGACTAAAGCCAAACACAACTTTTCAATTGGCGTGTAATTCAAATTTCATTTGGTGTCATCATTCTGCTCAAGTAGTAAAGAGAATTTTCTTTCCCTTCACTATTCTCTTGGGCCAATAACGCTCCAACCGACCTTTCTTGTGCTGAAATGTATAGTATCAATGGTTTTCCAGGTACAGGGGCTACTAAAACTGGAGGCTTCATCAAATATGACTTGATATTCTCGAAGGCATTAGTACATGCTTCGTCCCACTTGAAAGGGGCGCCTTTCTTCATGAGACGACTGAATGGTTGGCACCTTCCAGCTAAATTTGAAATGAATCTCCTAATGTATGCTAGCTTCCCTTGCGTAACTTTTTTTAACTCATGAATATTTCGAGGCTTAGGCATTTTCAAAATCGCATCAACTTTGGCTTGATCAATTTCAATCCTCGATGTCGAACAATGAAACCAAGGAATTTTCTAGAAGTAACTCCAAAGGCACATTTCAATGGATTCATTCGAAGTTGATATCTCCGAAGTCGCTCGAACACCATTCTCAGGTCTTGCAAATGGTCGCtcctctttcttgattttaccaGCAAGTCATCCACATAGCATTTAACATTTTTGTGGGATTAGATCCCAAAATACTCAAAGAATATAGGGATGCTTTTGCTTGGAGGTTATAAAGAGATGGGATTAGATCCCAAAAAGTCCAATGGTGTCCGTCACTGTTGCTGCCCAAAGGCATTTCGGACACGCATTTGGTTCCTTTGATTGAAAATGAAGTCAAAAAACTCATTGAAGCTGGCTTTATTCGTGAAATTAAATACCTTGTATGGATTTTGAGTATTGTTCCCGTGAAGAAGAAGACTGGCTAAATTCAAGTTTGTGTTGACTTTAAGGATCTTAACAATACATGCCCTAAAGATGATTACCGCTTCCCATCCCAGAGTTGATTGATGCTACCATTGGTTACGAGGCAATGCCTTTCATAGACGGTTCATCCGGATATAACCAAATTCTCATAGCGCCAAAAGATGAAGAGCTTACTGCATTTCGTAAACCTAAGGGTTTTTATTATTACAAAGTGATGCCTTTTAGTTTGAAAAATGTTGGTGCCACATACCAAAGGGCTATGCAGAATATCTTTGATGATTTGCTCCACAAAAATGTCGAATGCTATGTAGACGATTTGGTGGTAAAATTAAGAAAGAGGAGCGACCACTTGCAAGACCTGAGAATGGTGTTCGAGCGACTTTGGAGATATCAACTTCGAATGAATCCATTAAAATGTGCCTTTGGAGTTACTTCTGGAAAATTTCTTGGTTTCATTGTTCGACATCGAGGAATCGAAATTGATCAAGCCAAAGTTGATGCGATTTTTGAAAATGCCGAGCCTCGAAATATTCATGAGCTAAAAAAGTCTGCAAGGAAGTTAGCATACATTAGGAGATTCATTTCGAATTAGCTGGAAGGTGCCAACATTCGACTGCGTCTGAAGAAGGGCCCCTTTCAAGTGGGACAAAGCATGTACTAATG
This genomic stretch from Lycium ferocissimum isolate CSIRO_LF1 unplaced genomic scaffold, AGI_CSIRO_Lferr_CH_V1 ctg19687, whole genome shotgun sequence harbors:
- the LOC132042997 gene encoding uncharacterized protein LOC132042997, which gives rise to MSKATFPNTTSNVRKLSSSEYKSWWAKVHGKYLEDNLQSLVAAVGPITDILQEHNEEVFADKSLALKSKAVLPHKNKGPPCTDVQKEKMLPQAYQASKKRPPQDESDRSHGDRCPKRFRPPVDEPRDTTSHAVEIHDSDSSSSRTLTATKEPSSVNILVASHQSKPQDSSESVAGPDSWGSLPTSKSEREATSISHGRSKPNLGLSSRKPPATTMSIFYGRKVVMTLRKNFILEAWTKIQAKFSNLSVDCASSLEDEVKVILEEMDGKDLDISPLKKLLDSFFELSTSYDQARSALVDKARRSEKSSHL